The genomic region acaaaatctttaaattctgttttatttcaattcttatGATTCAATACTTAAtacttacattttataaataatgccaTGATCAaacacaaatattaattaggGGAACTCAGCCCGTGCATTAATATCAAACTATAAATGTATGCgacattgtaaaattaaatgatctacatcgtataatataatatacttaaattgtatatacactggactacatatttaatatgttttaaagtaaaagatatctctttttttccaacagcatataaatatttccaatttttattggaagtatgaacattatattatacatatttcacatttaaggaaataatatagtaaacaatatttgtcaCATGTCACCATTTTAAAGAAGTTCTATGTATTATTTCTTGAATCAAAGTTTCCGTGGTCGTCCTCGTTTTCTTAATGTTGTAATCTTACTTGTCACTGATCTCGTCGTGTGCAattttttttgaatatttgataTCGTCTTTATGTTCTTTTGCATACTTCTGTGCATTTTTAAGTGCTGAACAAAAAGCAGCCTAGACCTTATTAGCTTTTGACATATATGACATCTACGTATCTTGTGTTCtgtaaaacgaaagaaatagaattaagATATTACATGGATCTAACATTGGTGGATATacattcaatataataatttatcaaggAAAAAGTTCAGTGAAAAATTACCAGTTTTTTTTGTACCATGCTGCAAGCAATGTGCTCTCAATAAGGCAGCACTTGGAAACCATCTGCCGCAATCAGAGCaactcaattttttaacttccCATGTGCAATTTGGCCgttgatttctttttcttttaatcttcttAATCATAGTCAATTGTTTTTTTGCTTCAAcagattcttttttttcttcaaccTCTATAGATGACTGTTCGATAGATGATTTACTAAATCTGCGTTTTTTCTTTTGAGAATGTTCTGAACGTACATGTCGTGCCAACACTACAACTACATCAAACTTCTGTTGACATATTTTACAAGCGTATTGTTTCTTTACTGTGTCATCATTTGTTCTACTTGAATGTTTCACTTTCTGTTCCTTaaatcgaatcaaatttgatgGTGACTTCGAGCAAACTCGTAAATGAGTTTCTAATGCCCTTTGTTGCCGGAAATTTCTCGCACAGTGTTGGCACTgtagtaacatttttttagaattgGATTGTGACGATTCTTCATCCGAATCTCCTaccataataatttcattctccTTGTCACTAGAACATTTATCCTTGCTGTCATCTATGGTTATTTCAACAACATCCCTTTTCGACTGGAGcatattttcttcttcatcaacgtcaatttcaataatttcaacttCCTTTCGTTTaactctttttattcttttcgtttctctATTCCTTTGGCGGTATTTCTTCCGCTTACCTCTTTTCTTAACATTCTTGTCTTCGTCACTCAAAAGAGACGCcggttgaataattatttcagaatctTCGCGATTCACAGAAATTAGTTGTTGCTTACGAGATCTTTTAGttctatattgtatttgtGTCGATTCAGGCGATACACATTCAATGGAACCGTTTGAAAGGTCCAAATTTGCgttatttgatatttcattcATTGTTGAATCTGTAAATGATTCTAGAGATTCTTTTTCACTGTCTACAGAATTTAACTTTCTTTCCGTCAAAGTATTGGTGATATGATTGTAATTAGAACTGTTATCTACTGAATGATCACAttcagttttcttaatatttacaagattGTTTTGCTCTCTATCCGTTTTCTTATTCAATTGCTTCCTTGATGATTTCGATTCGGCAGTTTTAAGATTCCGAAGTGTTGCTTGAATCTCATCGAAAGTTAATTCAGAATCAGATTGATCGCCTTCAAAGAGGATATATTGTACGGTTGattgttctaaaatttcaCTGTCACTTTCATCCTCTTCTTGATAGTCATCAGAGTTATCTGCTGAAACAAAGTATTTTAGTGTTCACTTATTTTCTTCgtaaacaaagtaaaattgtGATATTGTAATAGTAATTAGTTACATACCAATATTTACAGAACAATTATCCATCATTAGGTATGTTAAATCTGAGGTTTTGTCATCAGatgtatatataatgttaGGAACTCGTTTCATGTGtagatttaaattagaatCGTCCATCAAGGTTGAACTTTCTTCCCATGAATTATCTTTCTTTTGAATCTTTTGACTTTTAGTtggtataattttcttttcactgTGTATCAACACATCGTCTGCTGTGTCATTCTTAGAAAAGAATATTGGTGGCTGTGTTGTCagtaattgtttctttatttgtgTTGGTTTCCTTACAGTTCTAACAGCACCTTCACCTATTAATCTTTCAACATCAGCTCTGAAAATATAACCatttcattattcaatattagGGATTGAAAACGCTTCTccataataatatagaataaaagttgggaagaaaaaattaaacttaaaatacATACTTcataagaaattgaaaactgGTTGGAGGTACTCCAGATTCGTCATACATCGCAACAGCAAAAATTTCTTCTGAATCTTCAACGGCATATAATGCTAACTGCTGACCAGTAGCTGTTACAAATGTAGCTATTGTCTCTTCATCTTCGTATTGATCATCACTTGGTATTCTACTGCAACTGATTTCAGATTCACTTTCTTCAGGTTCTGGTAACTGTAGAaacatataaaagaaaatataatattcttttatattcaatttttacactcaatttaataaaatctcaaaaaatgtttaacatttaCCAATATGTCATCATTAATGGCATCATTCGAAAGCCATTTTTGCTTGGAGATATTTCTTGTACACAGTGGCACAGAGTCTTCAACATATTCAATAGGTATTGTTGTATCTATATctctttcaaaatattcagaTGTTTCTTTAGATTCACAGATAGTTTCTTCAGAAATTTGTTGGGTTAAATCCAAGTTCTCATCTACTATTATTTCTTCACCAACAAcctacatatattatttttaaattaatagagataaaatatttattaaaatttcctatacatcattttttaaatattcagtatttcATTACCAGTGATTCTTCTATGCGTTCATATTTGGGTAAGACCATAAACTCAGTTGAGTTTTCATCCATCGTACATGATGTTTGTATGAGTTCTTCAGAAACTATTTTCTTATAACTATCAACATTATCTATAAACGACATATTTTTGTACTATTCTTTTTGTCCACTTATATCCAGTATCCAATACATGTGTTATTAATATGAAGCCTctaaaacagaattaatatatttactttagaAGTAACTGatattgataatttaataattaaatattattaacgtgACTTCATTCACTAAAACACGATACTACACTATCGACAAATACTTGATAATGATTATACCCGTTAATAGATCTTAAGATTACAAAGTGTATAGTAAGTATATTAATAGTcaaaaactaattaaatatactttctttacatatataataaaactgaatGTAGATTATGTACTCGTATTTACACATGCATTAACTAAAAAGATGCACAACACCTTTCGACATTCGTAATGTTTTATGATATCATAACccaaataatgtatataatcaTAAATGGTTATCGTAGAACatgtatactattttataatgtttctaTTATAACTATTCAATCTGGTGTCTTCgtgtataaaaatagagaataaaacATACATTAAACTATTGAATGTAACACAAGCTTCCGTCTTCCAATTTACGttcatacataattaatattagatacaCACAGAATTTATGCTATATACACATGTACTTGAAAACATAACCCCAGCTATTACGAATCAGCGCATTACACACGTTTATGCATTTGGAAAGTTCATCTTGAAGTTGTCAtatgtttcaaattaatttttttatcgacgAATTCTAACACGTTATAATGTTATGTTTTTCGTAAccaaatatgtacatataagtTGTAGTTACAACAAGTAAAGATGAAATagctaaaaatagaaattaaatgtacaTAGATATGCAACTCGATAAATCAAAGGAAGCTGCAATTCTTAAAGACTTCAATGCAAATGGTGCACATCGGAAATTGGTTTACTCAACAATTGCatcgtatttttaataatataatataaacgagATAAAGTGCAGCATCAATATAtccaattgtaaaataattataaaacttcaTAATGTTATAGCGATTGTTAATTCTAACTTTACGACATACATACGTgatacatatgtatagtattacCATCCCTTCCACCTTTTTCGACTGGACAAATTTGGCACGTGATGTTCAATGTAGCTCTCAATGTAGCTGAAGTCACATACACACATAATATATAGGTGTGACTTGTCAGCTGATGCACTATCAATAATCGTACAATTAAATACGttcattttgttaaatattttcggttATTCTTATTTCATCCACAGCAATGGCTCTTCATTCTGCAGGAAAGGGTAAACTTCTTGCAGTGATCGGAGATGAGGTAAATACAACTAGAACtttgtcttttatttaaagctGAATTACGGGATTTTTGTTTCAGGATACATGTGTGGGATTTCTTTTGGGCGGAGTTGGCGAAATTAATAAGCACCGTCAATCCAATTTTATGGTTGTAGATAAAAGTATGTATTTCGTTctgtaaaatcatttttattttcgcaatCACTCTTAATGTCACCGTGCATTCACTATTTTTGAGGAAAAGTAAATGGATCATTCTAAGATATTATGGTGTTCTTTACAGTTTAGTGAAATGATTACTATTTCAAACtacatgatatattataatatatttcagatACACCAGTAAGTGACATAGAAGACACATTCAAACGTTTTATAAAGCGAGACGATATTGATATCATCCTTATCAATCAAAGTGTAAGTATTGAATATACTTTTAAACgttacatatatgtattttaaaacgctattttcatacttaaattatatgttataatctaaatattaCCATTGTTCTTCTATTTTGTggtattataaaacattaaaatatgaGACTGTAAGCTAatgtatgttataattatttcttgtcaGTTAACTGTAGAAATAATCACtttcatgaattatttaagattGCAGAAATGATTCGTCATGTAATCGATAGTCATACTCAACCAATACCGTCGGTCTTAGAGATTCCCAGTAAAGACCACCCTTATGATGCCAGTAAAGACTCCATTCTAAGACGTGCTAGGGTAagttcatattatttataattctatcaAATAACCCATATACACATCTATattaacttatattttatgcattctcattctacattatgttgagatagaattttaaacgaaaaatttatttatagataaatttaatattttttttatgtaggtTCATGATtgcctttattttattttaattgctaaaatgaaatgaaattgtttacttataatagtttcttattatttaacatactTTTCATCAATCAGAAAGATcaattaattagatttttcaattttacttcaCAGGGAATGTTTAACCCAGAAGATATACATTAATCTATATATAACAAATGttaagtcatataaaatataaaaatctatgacTTGTATTGTACTTGTTAATCTCtatatgtacgtatattattatgttgttACAATCTGCACATAAAGAATAGACAATGTGTCCTACATtccagtatttattttaaatttcaatagcttgtaattactaaattctttattaattttatgtgtaAATTTCAATGTGTACAGAGAAATGATAtcattatatcaattttaaggattacattatattattgtagtgTGACATACTTAAACTATGATTGCATAAATAAAGACGTATGTTAAAcatgtaataaattacaatatttttaaaaatatctcggcagataaaaaatgaatgattatattaagaaatcatgaaatattaaaaaatatgttatgaAAAGATAATGGCATACAATTAACTAAgacattttatagaaaattaatatacaacaCTGCACAGAAAAGATGACCTATAATGATGTTTCAATGGTTAATAATCAATgtattaatacataattcatgaaaatatttattaatgattttcaTATACAATCGCATAATggctatatttaattatcatgcATTTAGTAATActaagaaaattgtacaacaccataatttacattttccgaACAACGCGTATAATACAACTTTTTCTGGTgtagtaaaatgtaaaaagtagAAAACGTATTAATACGCGTGAACAtaattaatcataattaaagTACCAAATAAATCACACTGTTTACAATCGAACACATGGCGGTTATATCTGCTCAAAATAAGTTACAataggtaataataaattatttttctatgctagatagtaatatttcttatagTTCGTGTACAAACTTTGTATACGAAGAACACAGTCATGaggtaattgttaataacacaCAGGTTACTATTGTAGATATAGTTAgcatcattataattaaagcagatcaaattgttttataaattcctAATACTTGAAGTTAGATGTCTCGTTCCTCAGTAGCAGACATGAACAGCTTTTGGATAGCGTAAGTAACTTTGtctgaaaatgttaaatttgtaaaattattaaactatagaCTATTTACAAGTGaaactattacattaaaatgtaaaatatagttataatactgtattacATACagttaattttctgaaaccaCACTGGCCTGTTTGTCCATTTAACACCAGCAAAATATGCTGGAATACCAGataaagttattaaagtaCCTATGCCAACTTCATATGGTCTCTCGTAACAGGGAATAATCACTAAAAATGCACATATAGCCACAAATGTGATAGGAATCCCTAAAGGCATCTGTAACACATTTTCATTgtcaaaatatacatttacgtttacattattatttattatataacgtACCTTAATTGGTCGATTCATGTTGGGCTCTTTATAACGTAGCCATAGTACACCAGCTACTGATAGCATGATAAAGAACGATTCAACTATACTGCAGTATGTGATTAATACCAAAACATCACTTGTACAGAGcattattaaagataaaatgcactataaataaaaaccgagAAAGACGTTAAAAAAGATCAATAATGTTACTTtagaagtaatttatatttatatgataggatgtcattttgtttatacttacaagaaatattaatgcagGTGTAGGTGTAAATCTTGAAACATTAATGTGACCTAACATTGAGGGAAAATGACCATTTCTAGCACCAACAAAACATAATCGAGACGATGTCATAATATGAACACTCAATCCTCCAAATGCAGATATAGCTACCATTACTGGTATTATCCAAGCCATTACACCAAGTAGTTGATCTCCAAACGTCTAACAacagattattatattaatttttctttaaaaactgATATatggatatttaaaaattatgtatttaccACAGCTATTGCATGAGAAGCAATCATAGCAGTTGGTGTTAAAACTGATAAATATGCAACATTTGCTAATACATATATGGAAGTAACTAAAGGTAATGATATGTAGATAGCTCGTGGTAAATTTCTGCAAAATCAAGTGCCAgtttaatatacaaaaataaaaggcTTAACATGatagattgtaaaattgtattacataCACATAAGgatcttttaattcttctgtcatgAAATTTAGATAATTCCACCcagaatatgaaaatataccaGAATAGATAGCCACTGCGATTTTGCCAGGTTCTTTACGagtattttcaaaagaattttcaaaattttctgtaTGACCTATAAATGAATAGcgttttttaacattataaaagGACAAGAATCTTAAAAAGAAGCCTCATTTTTCTACTCATTAAAATTCTACCTACCAAGTAATACCCAAGTAATGCCAGCAatgattataattgttaatgcaCCAATTTTAGTAAACATAAATACATTCTGCATTTTAGATGTATCTTTAACATCATAACAGTTTGCAAATGTAAGTAAacctatttaaaatttaaattatatgtaaattacaTCAATTATATAAACGTACTTTTCAATGCAGGAACaaagtaaaacattttatctTTACATTGACTGAAAATATCTTACAAATAGTGAGAGCTGCTATTAATCGTACACTATAGTCTGGAATATCACAATTTGGAAAGAATGGTTGTAAAACGTATTGTGCAAATGTTAATCCCATGATAGCATTAGTAGTTGGTCTGCAAATAAatggtttaataattatttccatactacattacattttgtttattcaaaGCTACTTGTAGTAGTTCAGTTTGTTTATTTCTCAATGAATTCAACTTACACAACAATTAAATTAGCAGcccataaatataaaaatgaaggtAATGCTCCAAAAGATTCGCAGATATAAACATAATCACCACCGCTGCGAGGTATACAAGTTCCTAATTCAGCATAACATAATGCTCCAATCATAGAAAGAATCCCGCATAAAAcccaaataattaaagatgCCCCAACACTGCCCACTTCTACAATGACACCTTttggagaaataaatatacctaAACAGAGATATAAGTTTTATTGTGTTGTGCCTactattaatagaaataataaaagttaacatTTATGTGCAGTTcacattgttaatattaatctactaaatataaaaattaaaatttctatgcaACTTTTACCTGAACCACATATAATTCCTACAATAATTGCAACACCTTCTAAAAGGCCAAGCTGTTTCTTCATTTGTACTTTGTCAATACTATCCCTTTGCCTCTGTGATTCATTGTCTGAACTTAACAGCTGCATTTCTTTTGGAGATTCATCAAATATTTGGGAGACCATTTTGActagatgaaataaatgtcaTATATAATCAATCTTAcgagttaaattattaagagcttttaacaaatatagaCATTAACTATATTGGACCTAGCAGATCAAATGTTGAGCACtatttgcattaaaaatcatttgaaaaatatctcaataattattagtatttgGATCGTACTGTAAAAGTTGTTTATTTAGCATTTAACTCTCTTTCTACTTGCAGAGTTTAATTTTATCCAATACAATGAATAAGCTCAGTGACTTAGTAAATAgacgaaattgtaaaataattattgcatagTGTACCTTCCTGTTccaattattgtttcatatatcaagtaatatataaataatttaggcAATTAATATATGCGTAGTTTGCTTAAAGTTCttgatcaattattaaataatacgattTACAAACATTATagaagattttataaaaagaatacacGTACCTCACGGATGATAAACCGCAgaagttaaattataatactgtcTGTTGATTTCGTATTTGTGGTATGAGAGGTAGACgcatatattaatacatttaaaatgttcacatattatttattatctataaatGTCTACTGTCGGAAGGCTTATTTGAATGCAGGACATTGTATGAAAATGAATACGTTTTCGGCGTCGACTATGCTATCTCCGAAAACGTACAATTAACGACGgagaataacaatttattctccTTTTGATGTGcgaatttttagtttaaaaatttctgtttgactaaaaaataaacgtaGGTTATACATGCGGAAAACGCACATGTATGGAAAAAGTTTAAAGGCTTGTTTACAGCCGTCTAAATGCAGACTACGTTCACATGTACAGTAATCCTTATGACAAGCACCTTGTTTGGTAGTAGCCATAAGATTCTGCACAGGGAACAGAGTTCTCAACATTCTGGTCGTTCAtggaatttctatttaatgcCAGTGTGCCTATTGGTGGCTTACTGTGACCAATGATATCCGGGATTGAATAGTGAGATACAACagttaagttttatttattttatggttGTTGTTACtgaattttcgttataattatttttgtgtcAGAaagttattgattttttacaTAGTTGAGATATAGTATGAGTCCTATTCCTACACACCTTCAGATCGCAGTTTGATCTGTTAGCGAGGTTCGATATAGAAACTTTCTTTGCTCTCTTTGGCTGAAGATGCACAGTAAAATCGTGGGGATTCCCGCGCCAGCTTAGAGAGTAAAAAACGTGTTCGATTACGTTGCCCTCTATCACTATTCTACAGAACTGCATATTCGTGATGCCATGATTGGTGTACGTACATTTGCAAGAATGCACAACTCGGTTCTTACGAGTCATGcgcaatattataaaacgattGGACGTTTAGCAAACGACAATGTATGACGAAGATTAATGCCTTAGATGGCGCTCCAATCGAATAAATGCCTGCGCatttattaactaaataaCGCCGAAAGCATGACAAAGTAAACATGCTAGGTTTCCTATCCATATGCACAATCcatatagaattttatgggTATCATTCTGTTTCTCTCCATCctacctctttctctttctaaagATTTGCGTGATAGTGGATGCTTAGTAAAATGGTGGGAATTTGTCATCTTAGGGAGTACTAAAAATGTGCAGTAATAGAACTCATTGTTGTATCAGTCGATAAAGTAGAATGCAGCagataaaatacataaaccGCCTAATCTATGTTCAAATTTAATCTATGGTGCAACGAGCGCCCGCTACAATTCATAAACAGAAAGACGTTAACCAGGCTGACCACCGTGATGGAACGACTTTTTTCTCGggtattttttcaaattaattaaaagaaaatccgTTATCTTTTGAATAATGGGATCGGAGTAACGGACATAGTTTTAAGAGGGAAGCGTATTTAAGCAGTTTAGGTGAATTTTGAAAGAGTTATTCGTCATTTCGTGGATGTTAATGTAATATCCAAGATAGTGCTTTAGCACGGCCATGTTGGAGTAACCGTAGGACGCGGCGTTCGTTACGATGTTCTATCGGCGGAAAAGTGTTTTTTAATCTGATTAACGGTCTCGTGGGTTTCGTGCCTATGCTTTGTCGGAAAAGCGACTCGCAGTTTCGTGCGTCGAGGAAAATATGAATCGGAACACGTGATTCTGGAAGGTCGGTCCGCACCATTCGGTGGCCGATTGCAGGAGGTTATAAACGCTCGCATGTTTTAATCCCGGAGACGCTCACCATTCCACGGCGAAATGGATTTCTCCGGGAACAACGTTCTCCAGGGAATCCTCCCTCAATTTGCAGAATTAACATCTCGACCGAATCCGGATTCCATTCCGAAATTTACCTGCGGCGATAACATTCAGGACGAGCAGATCACTATTTACACCTCCGCTGCTGGACAGAGTCAtccaaaacaaaatttattggtGAGGGTTGCTCGAACTTACTTTTATCTCTTGCCTCTTTTACCAGATCCCCAAAGCTGCATTTGTTGTTTTGCAAAATTCTGGATTAAGAATTGGAGGTTTAGAGCCTGactcttcaatatttaattttgaacattttttaaggGAGCCTGATTGTAAGTTTTTATGTTGTTTCTTTAAATCTCAGGTGAATTCGACGAACAAGTATACAGGACCAATAATAGCATGGCCGGACCCTAATAGTCTGATGCAGTTTTGCGAGAAGCAAGGCATTCAGACGATCAATATTCCTAATTATAAtcaaaacaattcaattatagGAGTCCAATCCAATACTCTGCCGGTGAGAATCATACCTAACTTGTACTTGCCTTCTACCTCTCAGTCAGAGAATGTTAAACCAGAACTGCAGACAAGGATTGAAACAGAGGTCAAAACCTCCACTATGGTACTATATCTATTTGCCAGATGCGCATGGTACATTTATAGCTTTTTACTAAATTAGCAATGTAATTGCTTTGATTGATTTTAGCAAGAATCTCAGGCTCAACTTCAACAACAAAATACCATGGCTGAGTATTTTCAGAAGTTACAGGCCACCACTCTTCCACTCACGTTGCAACAGTTGATCAAATTGCAAACGGAGCAgactaaaaaagaaaaaattgaagaggAGAAAACGGAGCACAcacagaataatattttgaacattCCTAGCGTTCCGGTTTTCAGGAATAATCAGCTGCAGAATGGTAATAACTTTATGAGCTCCGATCAGATCATATCAATCAGTCCGAGCGATCTGAATGTACACGTGGAGAACCACCAGGAGAATGAGAACACTGTGCAGAGCATAAAAGTGGAGCAACAGGTTCAGACAGATTCTCCTAAgactgaaaagaaaatgaagttCAGAGCCAAAACAGGAGAGATCAAGATCAGCGTCGGACTAGATGGTTCGACGTTTTATTGCTGTCCTGAGTGTAACCTCGCATTTCAGGACAAGGCGGAAATAGAACAACATATCCAGGCTCATATACAAGTGTGTGCCTTATCTTCTTTCTTCGACTTCCTTGAAGTGGCTACAGTTTTCTAACACAAGGTATTCATTTACAGGAACGCAAGTATCAATGCAAAGAGTGCGGCGCAATGCTAAAGAGAAAAGAGCACCTCGATCAGCATATGCGCGGCCATTCGGACGAAAGGCCATTTAAATGTCCTGTTTGTCAAAAAGCGTTCAAAAGGAACGAACACCTGACGAGACATTACGTTATCCACTCCGGCGATAAGAATTTCGCCTGCTCGGTGTGCCAGAAGGCATTCTCGCGGAAGGATCACCTGAACAAACATACTCAAACGCATTTAGGGATGAGAAGAAATCGAACAAAGAAGGATTCCTTTTTCGTGGAACAGAAGGAGTCCGAGAAACCGAACGATGCCAGCATGATGCCTAAGCAAGAGGTGACCTTGGTTCTGAAGGACGGATTCATGAAGCAGGAACCAAGCTTCTTGCAGTATATTCAGAACCTTCAGAAGGATCAACATCTGATACACACGTTCTCCTCGTTCAAAGAACAGGCGATGAAAGAAGCGAATGGCTTGCAGCAGCAGGCGGTCAATATGAATGAGATCCTTCCTCAGAACACAAGGTACTTAATGCCATCCTAGTCGTAAGTCGAACCGATTTAAGTCCAAAGCAATAAAGGCTGTTTACGAAGTGTGTCGAGAAATTAgcacaaatagaaaattcgtTAGACACATTAGGAATTGAAGAATACCCTAGGCCCTCGGAAAAGAAAACTTTTT from Augochlora pura isolate Apur16 chromosome 5, APUR_v2.2.1, whole genome shotgun sequence harbors:
- the LOC144470241 gene encoding uncharacterized protein LOC144470241, translating into MDFSGNNVLQGILPQFAELTSRPNPDSIPKFTCGDNIQDEQITIYTSAAGQSHPKQNLLVNSTNKYTGPIIAWPDPNSLMQFCEKQGIQTINIPNYNQNNSIIGVQSNTLPVRIIPNLYLPSTSQSENVKPELQTRIETEVKTSTMQESQAQLQQQNTMAEYFQKLQATTLPLTLQQLIKLQTEQTKKEKIEEEKTEHTQNNILNIPSVPVFRNNQLQNGNNFMSSDQIISISPSDLNVHVENHQENENTVQSIKVEQQVQTDSPKTEKKMKFRAKTGEIKISVGLDGSTFYCCPECNLAFQDKAEIEQHIQAHIQERKYQCKECGAMLKRKEHLDQHMRGHSDERPFKCPVCQKAFKRNEHLTRHYVIHSGDKNFACSVCQKAFSRKDHLNKHTQTHLGMRRNRTKKDSFFVEQKESEKPNDASMMPKQEVTLVLKDGFMKQEPSFLQYIQNLQKDQHLIHTFSSFKEQAMKEANGLQQQAVNMNEILPQNTRYLMPS